The genomic segment CGCCCGGGCGTATGTCTTCACCTTCGGCTGACGGTTGAAGGGGGCGGCGGGGATCCGGCCACGATGATAGAAAGCCCGGGTGGAATTTCCTGAACTGCTGCGCCTGATCGACGAGCGGTCGGCGGCCTTCACCGCCGCCGTCGCCTCCGCCCCGAGCCTCGACGCGCCCGTGCCGAGCTGTCCCGGGTGGACGCTGAGCGACCTGTCGCGGCATCTGACCGAGGGCCGGCGCAAGTGGGCGGTCATCGTCGCGGCCGGCCCCGCCGACGCTCCCCCGCCCGCCGAGCTCTGGGCGGGCGACGGTCCGCTGGCCCCGGCCACCCGGGAACTGCTGGACGCGCTGCGGACGGCCGGGCCGGACAAGGCCTGCTGGACGTGGTGGGGTGACTCGCAGTCGCCGCAGACCACCGGGGCCGCCGCCCGGCACCAGCTGCAGGAGATCGCCGTGCACACGTACGACGCCCAGCTCACCGCGGGCGCCCCGCAACCGCTGCCCGAGGCGGTCGCGCTCGACGGGGTCGACGAGTTCGTGACCACGTGCGTCGCGACGACGAGCCCGTGGCCGCACGAGCCCGCCGTCCTCGACTACCGGGCCACCGAGGGCGGCGCGTGGCGTCTCACCTTCTCGGCCGATGGCGCCCGCGCGGTGCCGCCCGGCGACGAACCGGCCGACGTCACCGTCACCGGCTCGGCCAGCGACCTGGTGTTGCTGTGTTACGGCCGGATCGGCCCGGACGCGGTGAAGATCGACGGCGACCGGCGGGTGGTCGACCGGCTCATCGCGTGGGAGCCGGAGTAAGCAACCCGGCGTGTGGTCGGCGCGCTCATCGCGCCGGAGCCGGAGTGAGCAGGGTGGTGGTGCGCCATCGGGGAGGCGGCCGAGGTGATCGGGTTGCCGGCGCCGGAGAACGTGCCGTCGTCGACCTCCCCCGCGGTGTCCCGGAAGATCGGCGGCAGGATCGCGCCGATCCCGGCCGCGAACGGCGCCAGCTCCCGGGCCGTGATGCCCTCGGCCCGCGCCACCGCCAGGGCGTGGGCGTAGCCGGCCATCGCGGTCCAGAAGATGTCGAGCAGCGCGATGTCGTACGCGCCGTCCAGGTAGCCGATGCCGTGCGGATCCTTGCCCGGTGAGCGGTTCCAGACGGTGACCTTCTGGCCGGCCCGCCGCCTAGTACCCACCTTTGTGTGGCTATGCCTCGAAGCCGGCCAGCTGCTCGCCGAGCCACGGGTAGAGCTCCTCGGCCTTGGTGTTGAGGCGCGACTTGAGGTAGCGGGTCTGGTCGTCGGCCAGCACCTCGATCGAGCCGTCGGCCACGGCGTCGTAGGCCTGCGCGACCACGCTTTCGGGGCTCACCTTGGGCACGTCCCAGCGGGCCGACATCGGAGTGTCGATCATGCCGACGAGCAGGGCGACGACCTGGGTCCCCTGGGCCCGCAACTGGAAGCGCAGGGCGTTGGTGGCCGACCACAGGGCCGCCTTGGAGGCGCCGTAACCGGTCGGGACGGGCACCCAGGCGGCCGAGGACAGGACGTTGAGCAGCGTGCCGCCGCCGTGGGCCGCGAGCACCGGCGTGAAGGCGCGCGCGAGCCGGACCGTACCGAAGAAGTTGGTCTCGAAGATCTGCCGCAGCGCCTCCTCCGGGCCGGTGATGGAGTCACCCACCGGCGCGACGGCCGCGTTGTTGATCAGCAGGTTGACGTCGCGCGCCTCCGCGGCCACCCGCTCGGCGTCGTCGGGGCTGGTCAGGTCCAGGGTGAGCGGCACGATGCGCGTGTCATTCCATTCCTTCCCCGTACGGGCGGCGGCGTAGACCTTGGCCGCGCCGCGCTGGACGGCCTGGCGCACGAAGTGCTCGCCGAGACCGCCGTTGGCCCCGGTCACGAGCACCGTACGGCCGTCGAGTGCCTGGTTCATCTAGACTCCTTCAATAAGTGGGGAGCTTCCCCGGAAGAACTATGTGGGGACACTCCCCAGATAGTCAAGAAGGAGTGTTCATGGCTACAGCCCGCCCGCTGCGCGCCGACGCCCAGCGCAACCGGGACGCGATCCTGGCCGCGGCCCGCGCGACGTTCGACGCCGAGGGCGTGCTGGCCTCGCTCGACGGCATCGCCCTGCGGGCCGGCGTCGGCAACGCCACGCTCTACCGCAACTTTCCGACCCGCGACGACTTGCTGGCCGCGGTCATGCAGTCGAGCATCGCCGACGCGCTGGCCGAGGCCGACGAGCTGGCCCGCACCCGCACCCCGCGCGACGCGCTGGCCGAATGGCTGATCCGGCTCACGTGGCAGCTGCGCATCTGGCACGACCTGCCGTACTGCCTGGCCTCCGCGCACTGCGACGACGACTCCCCCATGAAGCCCGCCGCCGACCCGCTGCTGGTCAAGACCGGCGAGTTGCTCGCGGCGGCCCAGCCGTCCGGGCCGGTCACCGCCGACGAGGTGTACGAGCTGGTGCTGGCCCTGTCGTGGGCGGTCGACCGGTTCCGCGACGACGAGGCGGGCGCGCGCCACCGGGTTTCCCTGGCCACCGCGGGGATCCTGGGTTCCGCCTGAGATCGCGATCCAGCAGACTGCACCCATGGCGGACGTGACAGTGCTCGGTGCGGGGGCCGCGGGGCTCGCGGTGGCGGCTCAGCTCAAGGGGCGTGGCGTCAGCTGCGTCGTGCTCGAGCGCGGCCCCGGGGTGGCCACCAGCTGGCGCGGCCGCTACGACCGGCTGCGCCTGCACACCGTGCGCGGGCTGTCCGGGCTGCCCGGCATGCCGATCCCCCGGGCCTACGGCCGCTGGGTGCGCCGCGACGATTTGGTGCGCTACTTGGAGGCGTACGCGGAACGTTTCGGTCTCGACGTGCGCACCGGCACGGCAGTCGAACACATCAAACCCGGCGACGGCCGCTGGTCGCTGCAACTCGCCGACGGCAGCGAACACGTCACGGGCACATTGATCGTCGCCACCGGCTATCTGCACACGCCGGAGGTGCCGCAATGGCCCGGCCTGTCGTCGTGGACGGGCCGGCTGATCCATTCCGCGGAATACCGCAATGCGCAACCCTTCCAGGGCCGCGACGTGCTCGTGGTCGGCCCCGGGAACAGCGGTGCCGAAATCGCCACGGACCTGGCCGAGGGCGGCGCCGCTTCGGTCAGCCTGGCCATCCGCACGCCACCGCACATCGTCCGCCGCTCCACCGCGGGCTGGCCGGCGCAGCTGAACGGCCTGCTCCTGGGCGGCGTCCTCCCCGAGCCGGTCTTCAACGCGATCGCCGCCACCATGGCCAGAGCCGAGGTGCCAAACCTTTCCCCGTACGGGCTCGAACGCCCCACCGAGGGCCTCAAGACGCGCCTGCGCACGCAGCGCTACGTGCCGCTGCAAGACGTGGGAATCGTCCGCGACATCGTGTCCGGCCGGGTGAAGCCGGTCGCCGCAGTGCAAGGCTTCACGGAATCCTCCGTGCTGCTGGCCGACGGTTCCACCACGGAGCCGGACGTCGTGGTGGCGGCCACGGGCTACGGCACCGGATTGCGCGAGATGTTCGACGACCCATCACTGTTCGACGAGACCGGAGTGCCGCTCGTGCACGGAGGTGCAGCGGCCCGGCCGGGGCTGTACTTCATGGGCTACGACGTGACCCTGGGCGGCATGCTGCGCCAGCTGGCCATCGAGTCGCGGCGGGTGGCCCGGGCCGTTGTTCCCACGGCTCAGACCCGGCGTGGGTCGTAACCGAGCCGCCGCAGAACTTCCCGGGTTCGTATCTCCGCCCTGTAGACAGGTTCGTAGGTCTTCGGCCGGGAGATGAAGTCGACAACGACCGCGGCGACCTCCGGCGTGGCCCAGCGCAGAATCCGCACGAGGTTACCCACCTCTGCGTCCCGGATCAGGCGTGCCATGTAGCCCACCACCACAGTGTTGTCCAGCAGCTTGTTGTCCTCGACGAGACATCTGACGATCGCGAGCCGCTGGTCCGGATAGAACCCGCTGAACATCAGCTCGAACCAGTCGAGCTGAGGCCTCATCGCGACGATGACAGCGGCGGCCTCGTCCGGAGACAACTTCTCCAGCCGGAAACGAGCGGTGTAGGGCGGCTTGCTGATGAGCGAACGGGCCGTCTGCGCAACATCGATCGAAGCCTGCGGCGAGGGAGGCCGGGGTGGCGCCGGGTCCGGCCGGCGTCGTTGACCACGCATCGCGTTGGCCTCCGTCTGACTACCGGCCACGTCGAGGATCTCGGCGCCGAGTGTGCGCGCGGTCAGGATCAGCCGGTCACGAACGCTGTCGAAACGAGACGCGCGGGCTCTCTCGATCACTTCGTCCAGCGCCGCCAGCGCGTCCTGGGTGTGCATCCCGGACCGGAGCGAGAACCGAGCGAACTTGATCAGTGCCTGCACGAGGTCGCGCTCGTGGCGTTCGGCGCTGATCCTGATCAGGCGCCGGTGAATCGCGATGGTCTCGGCCTGCGCCGCGAACGCCTCTCGCCACCGCATCTGATCGGCCAGGATCTGGGCCTCCGTCTGGAGTGCCTGAGCCAGTTCCTTGTCGTAACAGACGTTCACCGCGGCCAGTCGCCGGTACACCGCCACCGCGCTCGCCACCGCGAAGGCGGCCTCCTGGTCGTGACGCAGCGAATGCTCGGTCATGGCCCGCCCGAGCAGCGTCGCGGCGAAGTCCCGTTCGAGGCCCGCACCCGCGTTCCCGGCCACCGCCTGCAGGAGGTCCAAGGCCTCGGTCAAGGCCTCGAGCGCGTCCGGACGGCGGTCGCCGCGGCGCAGTTGCTCGGCCTGCTGCACCAGCACCCGGATCAGTGTCAGCCGATGCCGCCCGTCCACCGCGACCAGCCGTCGCAGCTGGGCGATGGCCCGGTGCCGGATCGACAGCGACGACGTGCCCCGGCCCTGGTTCCACAGCGCGAGGCTCAGGTCGGCCAGGCAGCCGGCGATGTCCTCGGCCGCCGGCGTGCAACCGTCGTCCCACAGCTCGACCGCCTCACCGAGAGCGTCCGCGGCCCCGGCCCAGTCCTTGACGCGGGTACAGGCCCGGCCGAGGCTGCGCAGCGCCAGTTCCCGTTGCGCAACCCGGGCGGGTGGTCGCCGAGCCAGGCCGACCGCCTCGTGCAGCAGGTTGATGCCGTCGCGGACCCGGCCCGATTCGCAGAGCCGCCAGCCCAGCTTGACGGCGAGCGCCCCCGCCCGTACGGGATCGTCGGTGTGGCCGGCCAGCTCGCGGGCCAGGCGCTCGGTGATCGCGGCGATGCCCGCGTGCAGGTCGGCCGGTGGTTCGGGCGGGAACGCGGACTCGATCGCGGCCAGCACGTCCAGCGGCATGGCCGGGGCGCCGGCGATCGCCGACAGCGCGGCCGACCCGGCCCGTACGGCCAGCTCGGGTCGTTCCCGCAGCACCGGCACCAGCTGGCTGGTCGCCAAGTGGGGCCAGCGCCGGGCCGCCTCGACCAGCATCGGCAGGGCCGTGGCGGCACTGCGCGCGTCGTGGGCGAGCAGTTCGCCGAGTGCGCCCTTGGCCCAGGGGTCCGGCCGGAACCCGCCGATGTCGTGACCGGGGGTCTGCAGGGCCACGAAATCCTCGGCCAGCCGGTCGGGGTAGAGCGGTTCCAGCACGGTGTCGGGGTCGAGCGGCGGGTAGCACATCGCATGGTCCTCGAGCAGCCGGCCGGCGTCGCCGACCCCGTCGACGACCGCCAACGCCCGCAGCACGGGCAGGGCGGACGCGTAGTCGAGGGACCGGATCAGCGCAGCCACGTACACCGCGCGGCCCATCACCGGCGGGGGCGACTCGACGCGGCGGTCGTTGTCGTACATCGACTGCCAGTGATGGCGTTCGCGCGACAACAGGTAGGCCGACAACTGGGCGGGGTCGGTCGGTGGCTCCTCGCCGTGCCGGACGGCCAGCACATGGGCCAGCGCCGCCATGTGCACGGTCAGGAACGAACCCTCGACCGCCGGCACCGGATGACCGGGCACCGCCACGTCGAGGGCGCGCGCGAAACACCTTCGCGCAACCTCGAACACTTCCGCCGCACCGACCTGGGCCGGGGCCAGTTCGAGGCTGTCGGCGTGCACGCCCAGCGTGTCCGAGAGCCGGTAGGTCAGCAAGTCCCACCAGTTGCCCAGCGGCCGGGCCAGCAGCAGCACGCGCAACGCGCGGCCGGTGTGCAGCCGGCGGTCGAGCAGCAACGCCAGCAGGTCGGAGAGCGGCCAGCGTTCGGCGTAGTCGACCAGGACGAGCAGTGGTTTCTGCGCCACGAGGGCGGTGCCGGCGGCCACCTCGACCGGTTGCACCACGGCGTCGCGGCTGTGCCGGGCCCGCACGGTGATCCACCCGGCGCCGTGGGCCAGCTCGGCGAACCGGTGCGCCAGCCGGGTCTTGCCCTGCCCGGCGCCGCCGTGCAGCAGCCGGACCGCCATCGCCGCCCCGCCTTCGAGCCACGCCGCCAGGTCGGCCAGCTCGCGGGTGCGGCCGGTGAAGTCGACGACCCGGTTGCCCGCGTTGAGCAGCCGGCTGGGCATTTCACCGTCCGGCACGGCCACGGCCCCGAACGACAGCTCGTCGATGAAGTGCGTGCCGATCCGCTGGTGGATGTGCAGGTCGCCGTTCTGCACGGCCAGCAGCGTGGCGGCCTCGCCCGCGGTGTTGATCTGCTGAGGCGCGACCTCACGCCTCATCCGGCCCGCCGATCCTCAGGTCGCCGCCCCGGACGTTGTCCGCCGTGGCCTGGCCGGACGCGGTGTTGATCTGCACCGGCCCGGAACCGCCGCCGCCCGCGCGCAGCGAGGTCCACACGCCGATCAGGCCGAGGACTACCGCCACGACGACGCCGGCCATGCTGGACAGTTTGTCGGCCCGGTCGAGCTCGTTGCGCGCCAGGACCACGATCCACCCGGCCGGCAGCACCCCACAGCCGACGATCGTCATCGATGCCCACAGCCACCGCCGCGTCATCGCCCCAGTATGGCCGACACCCCGCACCAGACGTCCCACGATCTTCACCCGGAACTGATCCACCGACCAGCGGCGCGCGGTGCCGGCCGGTGTCAGCCGAGTTCCTCTACCACTGGCCGGCGTCGGGCCGGACCAGCATCTGCCGGCGTTGTTCTCGGCCTGCAGCAGAGTGGCGTCGGCGAACGACTCCCGGCCGGCCTCGAGAACGTCCGCGCGGATGTGGGTGAACAGTCCGGTGGCGACCGGGCCGGGCTTGTTCCGTGACGGCCGGCTGACCTACGAGCCCCGCGGGGAAGGCCCTGCCGCTGCCGCCTCCCTGGCCCTGCTGGAGGCACTGCCGGCCGCTCACACCGGCGCCTTGGGCCGAGCGAAGTCGTGCATGAACCCGGCGTGCGGCTCGGCGTTCCACGACCTGTCCCGCAACAGCACCCGGAGCCGGCAGGACATGAAGACCTGCGGTAACGCCATCATTCTCCGGGCTTCCAGGCCCGCCGGCGAAAGCCCGGCAGTCAGTCACGTGCCTGACTCTCGACACCACATGGGGCGACTACAAGCTCACCCCAATGGATGAGGGCTTCGCCGGCGCCGTCCGGGAGCTCTGCCGTCGGTCCTGAGCAGGAGTTTCCCGATCTCGGAACGGGAACGGTGATCTGGGCCGGCTGAGGGACGCACCGCAGGGGTGACATGCAAAAGGCAAGGAGAAAAGTCTCCCTGCCGCTTCTAACGTATATCGCGCCCGGGGGCTTGCGGCAAGACCGGGGCCGGGGCGCAAAATCGTCGGCTCGGGCCACTGACCGGGAGGGTTCTGCGCATGATTGCGGGCTTCGACGAGATCGACCGGACGATGGTGGCGGCTGTCGGGGGCAAGGGCGCGCACCTGGGTGAGTTGTCGCGGATCGACGGCGTACGGGTGCCCGCGGGTTTCTGTGTCACCACCGACGCCTACCGGCGGGTGCTGGAGCAGGTGCCGGCCGCGTTGCTCGACCGGTTGTCGGGGTTGGACCCGGCCGACCGGGCGGCTGTCGGCTCGGTCAGCGCCGAGGTCCGCCGGGTGATCGAGGCGATCGCGGTGCCCGCCGACGTGGCCACGGCGATCACGGGGGCTTTGCACGACGGCGCCTACGCGGTGCGATCGAGTGCGACGGCCGAGGATCTGCCGACGGCCTCGTTCGCGGGGCAGCAGGACACGTATCTGAACGTGCTCGGGGCGGCCGCGGTGCTCGACCATGTGCGCCGGTGCTGGGCGTCGTTGTTCACCGAGCGGGCGGTCACGTACAGGTTGCGCAACGGCTTCGATCACCGGCGGGTGCTGATGGCTGTCGTGATCCAACGCATGGTGTTTCCGGAGGCGTCAGGCATCCTGTTCACGGCCGACCCGGTGAGCGGTAACCGGCATGTCACGACGGTCGACGCCGGCTTCGGCCTCGGCGAGGCGCTGGTGTCGGGCCTGGTCAACCCGGATGTGTTCAAAGTGCGCAACGGGGTTGTCGTCGAACGCGCGATCTCGGTCAAGAAGCGCGCCATTCGCGCACTGCCCGCCGGCGGTACCGAAGAAGTCGAGATCGAGCAGGCTGAGCTGCCCGCGCTGACGGATGCCCAGGTCGTGCGGCTGGCCGCCCTGGGCCGCACGATCGAGGCGCATCTGGGCCGCCCCCAGGACATCGAATGGTGTCTGACCGGCGACGACTTCGCGATCGTGCAGAGCCGGCCGATCACGACGCTGTTCCCGATCCCGGAGGCGGCCGGGCCGGGCAACCGGGTCTACGTCTCGGTCGGGCATCAGCAGATGATGACCGACCCGATGAAACCGCTCGGGATCTCCATGTGGCAGCTGACCGCGCTGGCCCCGATGCACGCGGCCGGCGGGCGGCTGTTCGTCGACGTCACCGCGCGGCTGGCCACGCCCGCGGGCCGGGCCGGGCTGCAGGGCATGGCGGGCAAGTCGGATCCGCTGGTGGGCGACGCGCTGCAGACCGTGTTCGATCGCGACTTCGTGCCGCTCGATCCGCGGGCCGCCCCGGCCGCGCCGCCGCTGGGTGGGCAGCAGGGCGACGAGATCGCCAACGACCCGGAGATCGTGGCCGAGCTGGTCGGACGTACGGAGGACTCGCTGGCCGCCCTCAAGCGTGACATCGCCACGAAGAGCGGGCCGGCCCTGTTCGAGTTTCTGCTCGAAGCTGTCGAGGAGCACAAACGTCTGCTCACCGACCCGCTCAGCATGCAAGCCCTGATGGCGGGCATGGGCGCCACCTGGTGGCTCAACGACCACCTGCTCGATTGGCTGGGCGAACGCAACGTGGCCGACACGCTCACCCTGTCCGCGCCCGGCAACATCACGTCGGAGATGGGGCTCGCGCTTCTCGACGTCGCCGATGTGATCCGCCCGTACACCGAAGTGGTGGCCTTTCTGCAGCGCGGCGTGGGCGACGACTTCCTCGACGAGCTGCCGCGGTTCGCGGGTGGGGCCGAGGCCCGGGAGGCGATCGAG from the Paractinoplanes abujensis genome contains:
- a CDS encoding maleylpyruvate isomerase family mycothiol-dependent enzyme; its protein translation is MEFPELLRLIDERSAAFTAAVASAPSLDAPVPSCPGWTLSDLSRHLTEGRRKWAVIVAAGPADAPPPAELWAGDGPLAPATRELLDALRTAGPDKACWTWWGDSQSPQTTGAAARHQLQEIAVHTYDAQLTAGAPQPLPEAVALDGVDEFVTTCVATTSPWPHEPAVLDYRATEGGAWRLTFSADGARAVPPGDEPADVTVTGSASDLVLLCYGRIGPDAVKIDGDRRVVDRLIAWEPE
- a CDS encoding SDR family oxidoreductase, yielding MNQALDGRTVLVTGANGGLGEHFVRQAVQRGAAKVYAAARTGKEWNDTRIVPLTLDLTSPDDAERVAAEARDVNLLINNAAVAPVGDSITGPEEALRQIFETNFFGTVRLARAFTPVLAAHGGGTLLNVLSSAAWVPVPTGYGASKAALWSATNALRFQLRAQGTQVVALLVGMIDTPMSARWDVPKVSPESVVAQAYDAVADGSIEVLADDQTRYLKSRLNTKAEELYPWLGEQLAGFEA
- a CDS encoding TetR/AcrR family transcriptional regulator, which encodes MATARPLRADAQRNRDAILAAARATFDAEGVLASLDGIALRAGVGNATLYRNFPTRDDLLAAVMQSSIADALAEADELARTRTPRDALAEWLIRLTWQLRIWHDLPYCLASAHCDDDSPMKPAADPLLVKTGELLAAAQPSGPVTADEVYELVLALSWAVDRFRDDEAGARHRVSLATAGILGSA
- a CDS encoding flavin-containing monooxygenase codes for the protein MADVTVLGAGAAGLAVAAQLKGRGVSCVVLERGPGVATSWRGRYDRLRLHTVRGLSGLPGMPIPRAYGRWVRRDDLVRYLEAYAERFGLDVRTGTAVEHIKPGDGRWSLQLADGSEHVTGTLIVATGYLHTPEVPQWPGLSSWTGRLIHSAEYRNAQPFQGRDVLVVGPGNSGAEIATDLAEGGAASVSLAIRTPPHIVRRSTAGWPAQLNGLLLGGVLPEPVFNAIAATMARAEVPNLSPYGLERPTEGLKTRLRTQRYVPLQDVGIVRDIVSGRVKPVAAVQGFTESSVLLADGSTTEPDVVVAATGYGTGLREMFDDPSLFDETGVPLVHGGAAARPGLYFMGYDVTLGGMLRQLAIESRRVARAVVPTAQTRRGS
- a CDS encoding ATP-binding protein, translated to MRREVAPQQINTAGEAATLLAVQNGDLHIHQRIGTHFIDELSFGAVAVPDGEMPSRLLNAGNRVVDFTGRTRELADLAAWLEGGAAMAVRLLHGGAGQGKTRLAHRFAELAHGAGWITVRARHSRDAVVQPVEVAAGTALVAQKPLLVLVDYAERWPLSDLLALLLDRRLHTGRALRVLLLARPLGNWWDLLTYRLSDTLGVHADSLELAPAQVGAAEVFEVARRCFARALDVAVPGHPVPAVEGSFLTVHMAALAHVLAVRHGEEPPTDPAQLSAYLLSRERHHWQSMYDNDRRVESPPPVMGRAVYVAALIRSLDYASALPVLRALAVVDGVGDAGRLLEDHAMCYPPLDPDTVLEPLYPDRLAEDFVALQTPGHDIGGFRPDPWAKGALGELLAHDARSAATALPMLVEAARRWPHLATSQLVPVLRERPELAVRAGSAALSAIAGAPAMPLDVLAAIESAFPPEPPADLHAGIAAITERLARELAGHTDDPVRAGALAVKLGWRLCESGRVRDGINLLHEAVGLARRPPARVAQRELALRSLGRACTRVKDWAGAADALGEAVELWDDGCTPAAEDIAGCLADLSLALWNQGRGTSSLSIRHRAIAQLRRLVAVDGRHRLTLIRVLVQQAEQLRRGDRRPDALEALTEALDLLQAVAGNAGAGLERDFAATLLGRAMTEHSLRHDQEAAFAVASAVAVYRRLAAVNVCYDKELAQALQTEAQILADQMRWREAFAAQAETIAIHRRLIRISAERHERDLVQALIKFARFSLRSGMHTQDALAALDEVIERARASRFDSVRDRLILTARTLGAEILDVAGSQTEANAMRGQRRRPDPAPPRPPSPQASIDVAQTARSLISKPPYTARFRLEKLSPDEAAAVIVAMRPQLDWFELMFSGFYPDQRLAIVRCLVEDNKLLDNTVVVGYMARLIRDAEVGNLVRILRWATPEVAAVVVDFISRPKTYEPVYRAEIRTREVLRRLGYDPRRV
- the rph gene encoding rifamycin-inactivating phosphotransferase, translated to MIAGFDEIDRTMVAAVGGKGAHLGELSRIDGVRVPAGFCVTTDAYRRVLEQVPAALLDRLSGLDPADRAAVGSVSAEVRRVIEAIAVPADVATAITGALHDGAYAVRSSATAEDLPTASFAGQQDTYLNVLGAAAVLDHVRRCWASLFTERAVTYRLRNGFDHRRVLMAVVIQRMVFPEASGILFTADPVSGNRHVTTVDAGFGLGEALVSGLVNPDVFKVRNGVVVERAISVKKRAIRALPAGGTEEVEIEQAELPALTDAQVVRLAALGRTIEAHLGRPQDIEWCLTGDDFAIVQSRPITTLFPIPEAAGPGNRVYVSVGHQQMMTDPMKPLGISMWQLTALAPMHAAGGRLFVDVTARLATPAGRAGLQGMAGKSDPLVGDALQTVFDRDFVPLDPRAAPAAPPLGGQQGDEIANDPEIVAELVGRTEDSLAALKRDIATKSGPALFEFLLEAVEEHKRLLTDPLSMQALMAGMGATWWLNDHLLDWLGERNVADTLTLSAPGNITSEMGLALLDVADVIRPYTEVVAFLQRGVGDDFLDELPRFAGGAEAREAIESYLERYGMRCAGEIDITRPRWSEQPSTLVPLILDNVRTFEHGEAARRFEHGRLTAARKEQEVLARLRALPDGEAKATETKHMIDRVRTFIGYREFPKYGIVSRYFVYKCALLAEADRLVRAGALPARDDIFYLTFQELSDAVRHQAVDEQLVRNRQEEFRSYAALAAPRILTSEGEGINGAYRRDDVPPGALVGVPVSAGTIEGRARVVLDMARADVEAGDILVTAYTDPSWSPLFVSVAGLVTEVGGQMTHGAVIAREYGLPAVVGVDNATRLIPDGSRIRVHGTDGYIELLPGSA